In the Geobacter sp. FeAm09 genome, one interval contains:
- a CDS encoding radical SAM protein encodes MEACIIVTYRCNAKCHMCNTWQYPTKPAMEIGPDIIKKLPNTLDFINITGGEPFLRQDLAEIVAIALTKTKRLVISSNGYFTDRMVALAKQFPNIGIRISIEGLPATNDKLRGISEGFDRGLRSLLELKALGLKDIGFGITVSDINARDMIELYRLADAMDLEFATASTHNSYYFHKADNVFSDPEMVAQEFERLSRELLKTKRIKNWFRAYFNYGMANYVRGGKRLLPCEVGTDMFFVDPCGKVMPCNGTDTEMPMGDLTTQTFEEIWQSEQARKVRESVKACKKNCWMIGSVAPAMRKDKLTPLKWIIKQKLCRGRNDASK; translated from the coding sequence ATGGAAGCCTGCATCATCGTCACTTATCGCTGCAACGCCAAATGCCACATGTGCAACACGTGGCAATATCCAACAAAACCGGCAATGGAAATAGGGCCGGATATCATAAAAAAACTTCCGAACACGCTCGATTTTATTAACATAACCGGCGGAGAGCCGTTCCTTCGCCAAGACTTGGCGGAGATTGTCGCTATAGCTCTTACCAAGACAAAGCGCCTGGTCATTTCTAGCAATGGCTACTTTACTGACCGAATGGTTGCCTTGGCCAAACAGTTTCCAAACATTGGCATACGTATCTCCATCGAGGGATTACCCGCGACTAACGATAAACTGCGCGGAATATCTGAGGGCTTTGATCGAGGCCTACGCTCACTACTTGAATTAAAGGCCCTAGGATTGAAAGATATTGGGTTCGGGATTACTGTTTCTGATATTAATGCAAGAGACATGATCGAGTTGTACCGCTTAGCTGATGCCATGGACTTGGAGTTCGCCACTGCCTCAACACATAATTCCTATTATTTTCATAAAGCTGACAATGTTTTTAGCGATCCCGAAATGGTGGCTCAAGAATTTGAACGTTTGTCACGGGAGCTACTAAAAACGAAACGAATAAAAAACTGGTTCCGTGCTTATTTTAACTACGGCATGGCTAATTACGTTCGTGGCGGTAAACGTTTGCTACCTTGTGAGGTGGGAACAGATATGTTTTTTGTCGATCCTTGCGGAAAAGTAATGCCCTGCAACGGAACGGATACTGAAATGCCGATGGGAGATCTAACAACTCAGACTTTTGAAGAGATTTGGCAAAGTGAGCAGGCACGCAAGGTGCGAGAATCCGTAAAAGCTTGCAAAAAAAACTGTTGGATGATTGGCAGTGTCGCACCAGCGATGAGAAAAGACAAACTGACACCACTCAAGTGGATTATCAAGCAGAAGCTGTGCAGAGGCAGGAACGATGCCAGCAAATAA
- a CDS encoding glycosyltransferase family 1 protein: protein MRIIANAYLGKKMTGIGRYFLEIVDAISKIDPSIEFVIYTNVDNFELLEYNFNNPNISIRPYGISKMRPVANLLFNGFMFPLIILRERADIVYIPNFSPLLFKVRPTVSVIYDTIEFKLHNKFSKLRTLYRQFIVPRMAKLSDHIITISESSKRDIIELFRVDEKKITVAYCAVSGKFSHEKEVVSPVDSKYILYVGTVDHPGKNVFNTIKAFERYKNKYDDSLKLVICGMPGKGFETVAGATKSSPFASDIIYKGYVTDAELFRLYACAQLFIFTSRYEGFGLPVLEAMRYGLPVITSDKSSLPEVAGDAAIICDPDDIEAMAEGIAHIVHEPLLRTKLIQSGYRNLSRFSWEDSARKSVEVFKNVYNRYYSTK from the coding sequence ATGCGAATCATCGCTAATGCTTATCTGGGAAAAAAGATGACCGGCATTGGCAGGTATTTTCTTGAGATTGTCGATGCAATCTCTAAAATTGATCCAAGTATCGAATTTGTCATTTATACCAATGTGGATAATTTTGAGCTGCTTGAATATAATTTCAACAATCCCAATATATCCATTAGACCCTACGGCATATCGAAAATGCGACCTGTCGCTAATCTCCTCTTCAATGGATTTATGTTCCCCCTGATTATCTTGCGGGAAAGGGCCGACATAGTCTACATTCCCAATTTCTCGCCATTGCTGTTCAAAGTAAGGCCAACGGTATCAGTGATCTATGATACAATCGAGTTCAAACTTCACAATAAGTTTTCAAAGCTTCGGACATTATACCGCCAGTTTATAGTGCCGCGCATGGCAAAGCTCTCCGACCACATAATCACCATATCGGAAAGCTCAAAGCGCGATATTATTGAATTATTTCGTGTAGATGAAAAAAAAATTACCGTTGCCTATTGTGCAGTATCCGGGAAGTTCAGCCATGAGAAGGAGGTCGTTTCACCTGTTGATTCAAAGTACATCCTCTATGTTGGCACGGTCGACCACCCCGGTAAAAACGTCTTTAACACGATAAAGGCTTTTGAACGATACAAAAACAAATATGATGATAGCCTGAAACTTGTGATATGTGGCATGCCTGGGAAAGGTTTTGAGACGGTAGCCGGGGCGACGAAAAGTTCGCCTTTTGCTTCAGATATCATATACAAAGGGTATGTAACCGATGCCGAGCTTTTCCGGCTTTACGCCTGTGCTCAACTATTCATTTTCACCTCTCGATATGAAGGATTCGGGCTCCCGGTACTGGAGGCTATGCGATACGGTCTCCCGGTAATTACGTCTGACAAGTCATCTCTTCCCGAGGTTGCGGGTGATGCTGCGATTATATGCGATCCAGATGACATAGAGGCAATGGCAGAAGGAATAGCCCATATCGTGCATGAGCCATTATTGAGAACGAAGCTGATACAGAGTGGGTACAGGAACCTTTCCCGCTTTTCGTGGGAAGACTCCGCACGGAAGTCTGTCGAGGTCTTCAAAAACGTGTATAATCGCTATTATTCTACTAAATAA
- a CDS encoding glycosyltransferase family 1 protein, with amino-acid sequence MKILIDAREAVRNKSGIGVVARKIISRLDTADTDIEFIVARPSQSRLFNTKPGRLIEFLWWKTVHIRLLAIWHKCDYTFSLDPINTVFGSKCIVIVHDLIFFVYPEWTGLWGRLWRFLLPYSINKNVQLFSISANTACDIPRYIPSFNTDIPITEIVLGYDRTVFNANGANREFLAEHQLPQDLQYIMFVGNAEPRRNLDSVIKALAAANTFLGQEFHLVVAGKNDHCEEQIMQTAEKEGAQDYVHIVGYLDDERLASFYRIALAYVYPSFYEGFGLTVVEAMGCGCPVITSNNSSLKDVAGDAALLVDPADQEQITAALTRVLSDAELRACLIQRGYENIKKYDWDKMMETILTTLEGLTANANHR; translated from the coding sequence TTGAAAATATTAATTGATGCAAGAGAAGCGGTAAGAAACAAGTCCGGAATTGGTGTTGTTGCCAGGAAAATAATTTCACGGCTAGATACCGCTGACACCGATATCGAATTTATTGTGGCAAGGCCCAGTCAATCCAGGCTTTTCAACACCAAACCAGGAAGGCTTATTGAGTTTTTGTGGTGGAAGACCGTTCACATCCGCCTCTTGGCGATATGGCATAAATGCGATTACACCTTTTCGCTTGACCCCATAAATACGGTCTTTGGTAGTAAATGCATCGTTATTGTCCATGATCTTATTTTCTTTGTGTATCCAGAATGGACAGGGCTTTGGGGGCGGTTATGGCGTTTTCTGCTTCCTTACTCCATTAACAAAAATGTGCAACTCTTTTCGATATCTGCGAACACCGCTTGCGATATCCCACGTTATATACCGTCATTTAATACCGATATACCTATCACAGAAATCGTGCTTGGATATGATCGAACTGTGTTTAATGCGAACGGTGCAAATCGCGAGTTTCTTGCAGAGCACCAGCTCCCGCAGGACTTGCAGTACATCATGTTTGTCGGTAACGCCGAACCACGCAGAAATCTGGATTCGGTCATCAAGGCCCTTGCCGCAGCCAACACCTTTCTCGGCCAAGAATTTCATCTTGTTGTAGCGGGGAAAAATGATCATTGCGAAGAGCAAATCATGCAGACTGCCGAGAAGGAAGGGGCCCAAGATTACGTTCACATTGTCGGTTATCTTGACGATGAACGCCTTGCAAGCTTTTATCGGATTGCATTAGCTTATGTTTATCCCTCGTTCTACGAAGGGTTTGGCCTGACCGTCGTCGAAGCGATGGGGTGCGGTTGTCCGGTCATAACCTCCAATAACTCATCGCTTAAGGATGTGGCCGGAGATGCGGCACTACTTGTTGACCCGGCTGACCAAGAGCAGATTACCGCGGCACTCACACGGGTTCTCTCCGATGCGGAACTGCGCGCTTGCCTTATCCAGAGAGGCTATGAAAATATCAAAAAATACGATTGGGATAAAATGATGGAAACAATATTGACAACGCTAGAGGGGCTGACAGCAAATGCGAATCATCGCTAA
- a CDS encoding glycosyltransferase family 9 protein: MAATPLNKGYLINSNRYYLQVFIDKILGVITKERQVELRTPARILISNSGHLGDIIISTALIPVLKDVYPNCKIGFLIGSWAHCVLEGHPDISWIHHNDVRQLNRAQINRFKKFSIHLKSWWHSLHEIRKLDYDIAIELSPYFTNSIILLKQAKIPTTIGYDSGGYGPLLTKRLNWQMRDQHIAEYHYALACLLPKVADYHRPLHYHLHSNSQQSTGDKTAGKYIVVHPGAGERNKEWDSLKWRQLVQKLAENGYSVMLTGHGAREYAINEKIGLDVKNCQNLCNKLNWKEFVSLVAGARLYIGVDSAGGHVAASFDTPSITLMTGINNIQHWRPLGKNARVIYKSDDCFPCYEAKGCDRMNCIMDISIDDLFSECLEICNQSY, encoded by the coding sequence TTGGCTGCCACACCGCTTAACAAAGGCTATTTGATCAATAGCAACAGATATTATCTCCAGGTTTTTATAGATAAAATACTTGGAGTAATTACCAAAGAAAGACAAGTGGAGTTAAGGACACCAGCAAGAATACTTATTTCAAACAGTGGACACCTTGGTGATATAATTATTTCAACAGCCTTGATTCCCGTACTTAAAGATGTTTACCCGAATTGTAAAATAGGTTTTCTTATTGGAAGCTGGGCACATTGTGTTTTGGAAGGACATCCGGACATTTCCTGGATTCACCACAATGATGTGAGACAACTAAATAGGGCTCAAATCAACAGGTTTAAAAAATTTTCGATTCACCTGAAATCATGGTGGCACTCATTACACGAAATTCGCAAATTGGATTATGATATTGCCATAGAGTTGAGTCCATATTTCACGAATAGCATAATTCTGCTAAAGCAAGCGAAAATACCAACAACCATTGGCTATGATAGCGGCGGGTACGGCCCTCTACTGACAAAGCGCTTGAATTGGCAAATGCGCGATCAGCATATTGCGGAATATCATTACGCCTTGGCGTGCCTGCTTCCAAAAGTTGCAGACTATCATAGACCTCTACATTATCATCTTCATTCCAATTCTCAGCAGAGCACAGGAGACAAAACTGCTGGAAAGTATATTGTTGTGCATCCGGGTGCGGGAGAACGAAACAAAGAATGGGATAGCCTGAAATGGCGTCAATTGGTACAGAAATTGGCAGAGAACGGCTACTCCGTAATGCTCACTGGCCATGGTGCGAGGGAATATGCCATTAACGAAAAAATCGGCCTTGACGTCAAAAATTGCCAGAATCTCTGCAATAAACTCAATTGGAAAGAATTCGTATCTTTAGTTGCTGGCGCTCGATTATATATTGGCGTTGACTCAGCAGGAGGCCATGTTGCCGCTTCATTTGATACTCCATCAATAACACTCATGACAGGGATAAATAATATACAACATTGGCGGCCACTCGGAAAGAATGCCAGGGTCATATATAAGTCTGATGATTGTTTCCCTTGTTATGAGGCCAAAGGCTGTGACAGAATGAATTGCATTATGGATATCAGTATTGATGATTTGTTTAGTGAGTGCCTCGAAATATGCAATCAAAGCTATTAA
- a CDS encoding glycosyltransferase family 2 protein has product MKPLLSICIPTYNRGAFIGETLESVISQATDEVEIVVSDNASQDDTRQIVESFRDRFPRITYFRWPENMGADRNFLKVVELAKGEYCWFMGSDDIAEQGAVIQILASLKKFENIAGMSLNIYGYSPDMSHRIVTRPITGGKLKSTVLLNGCEEIFSILGDYFGYIAGQVVNKSLWDEIITEYELSSFYNAYIHIYVIGRMLQKKPCWLYVHDKCVGWRSGNDSFLTEGRLRRLRIDVEGYEKIAAALFGKFSRPYGALLSTVSTVHVRYAVMGAKLDGLPVVFFMKAFSMCLRTYWMLPKFWLITVPVFAVPSLAFRAARKAYRLTMKKLIKKYRGHSFGCHTA; this is encoded by the coding sequence ATGAAGCCCCTTTTATCAATTTGTATACCGACTTATAATCGCGGAGCCTTTATTGGCGAGACATTGGAGAGTGTCATCAGCCAAGCAACTGACGAAGTCGAAATCGTCGTCAGCGATAATGCTTCGCAGGACGACACACGGCAGATCGTTGAATCTTTTCGTGATCGTTTCCCGCGGATAACCTATTTTCGGTGGCCTGAAAACATGGGGGCAGATAGAAATTTTCTCAAGGTAGTGGAACTAGCCAAGGGAGAATATTGTTGGTTTATGGGGAGCGATGACATTGCAGAGCAAGGGGCAGTCATACAAATTCTTGCTTCTTTGAAGAAATTTGAGAATATCGCAGGAATGAGCCTAAATATTTATGGGTATTCCCCTGACATGTCTCATAGAATTGTTACAAGACCTATTACTGGTGGCAAACTAAAATCGACTGTGTTACTTAATGGGTGCGAAGAAATATTCTCAATACTGGGAGATTATTTTGGATATATTGCAGGTCAAGTTGTAAACAAATCGCTCTGGGATGAAATTATTACTGAATATGAACTGTCATCTTTTTATAACGCATATATTCACATTTATGTTATAGGCCGGATGTTACAAAAAAAACCGTGCTGGCTTTATGTCCATGACAAGTGTGTGGGGTGGCGAAGTGGAAATGACTCATTCCTAACTGAGGGGCGGTTGAGAAGACTAAGAATTGATGTTGAGGGATATGAAAAGATCGCCGCTGCACTCTTCGGCAAGTTCAGCCGGCCTTATGGCGCGCTATTGTCGACAGTCTCAACCGTACATGTCCGCTACGCCGTCATGGGGGCGAAACTGGATGGTTTACCGGTCGTTTTTTTCATGAAGGCCTTTAGTATGTGTTTGCGAACATATTGGATGTTGCCGAAATTCTGGCTGATAACTGTCCCCGTCTTTGCTGTTCCCAGTTTGGCTTTCCGCGCTGCTCGCAAGGCTTACCGATTGACCATGAAAAAACTGATAAAAAAGTATAGAGGGCATTCCTTTGGCTGCCACACCGCTTAA
- a CDS encoding MATE family efflux transporter produces MRLQLSVFSQFIPQALFPAIALLTIYRTSYNNGGRFEKALLKPILKRSSRFFFFGIMASLTLQVDYIIISQVLTTKDIVEYNIASKVFGIVFFIYNAIILAIWPSCSESLAAKDWKTVDAIVAKALMAGFAIVVSATLLLMAAMPQVVGLLSTREKIVVPVAFLGVFGLYFCLRVWADTYAMILQSMSIIRPFIIIVPIQAVLSIICQFVFSRYYGKYGVLIGLILSYLFTVAWLLPLAVKRIRAKHAES; encoded by the coding sequence ATGCGCCTGCAACTTTCCGTTTTTTCTCAATTTATTCCACAAGCGTTATTTCCGGCGATTGCGTTGCTTACGATTTATCGTACCTCTTACAATAACGGCGGAAGGTTTGAAAAAGCATTACTTAAGCCCATACTAAAGCGATCCAGCAGATTTTTCTTCTTTGGGATCATGGCATCCTTAACGCTCCAGGTTGACTATATTATTATTTCTCAGGTGTTAACGACCAAAGACATCGTAGAGTACAACATCGCGTCGAAAGTATTCGGGATAGTTTTCTTCATCTATAACGCTATTATCCTCGCGATCTGGCCATCATGTTCCGAGAGCCTTGCCGCAAAAGATTGGAAAACAGTCGACGCTATAGTCGCAAAAGCATTGATGGCTGGCTTTGCTATTGTCGTCAGCGCCACATTGTTGTTAATGGCAGCAATGCCACAGGTGGTAGGTCTCCTTTCAACACGAGAAAAAATTGTCGTGCCCGTTGCATTCCTTGGGGTTTTCGGCCTCTATTTCTGCCTCAGAGTCTGGGCTGATACATATGCTATGATTTTGCAGAGTATGAGCATAATCAGGCCGTTTATCATCATCGTGCCCATTCAAGCCGTACTCAGTATCATATGTCAATTTGTATTTTCACGTTATTACGGGAAATACGGTGTACTTATCGGCTTGATATTGTCCTACCTTTTCACGGTTGCCTGGCTGCTTCCTTTGGCTGTCAAGCGTATCAGAGCCAAGCATGCGGAGTCTTGA
- a CDS encoding GDP-mannose 4,6-dehydratase — MKILITGGCGFLGSNLAAHALTTGYELTVFDNLYREGSRENLNWLKSQGRFNFIHGDIRNANDVARLIAENRPDAVFHLAGQVAMTTSIANPRMDFEINTLGTHNLLEAVRLYNPEAVVIYSSTNKVYGDLEQYAYRETETRYECTDRPDGFDETTPLDFHSPYGCSKGAADQYMLDYARIFGLKTVVFRHSSMYGGRQFATYDQGWVGWFCQQAAATQKGLLKEPFTISGNGKQVRDVLHADDMITLYFAALKNIQAAQGNAFNVGGGITNSLSLLELFALLEEFSDVKLTYTKLAPRESDQRVFVADIAKCLRLLGWEPKVSARDGVKRMLEWVLALA; from the coding sequence ATGAAAATCCTGATTACAGGTGGATGTGGATTCCTCGGGAGCAATCTGGCTGCCCACGCACTGACAACCGGATACGAACTGACGGTATTTGACAATCTCTACCGCGAGGGTTCGCGCGAAAATTTGAACTGGCTCAAGTCGCAAGGCAGATTCAACTTTATCCATGGCGATATTCGCAATGCCAATGATGTTGCCAGGTTAATTGCAGAAAATCGTCCGGATGCCGTTTTTCATCTTGCTGGCCAAGTAGCCATGACTACCTCCATTGCGAACCCTCGCATGGATTTTGAGATTAACACACTGGGAACCCACAATCTTCTCGAAGCAGTACGCCTTTACAACCCAGAAGCAGTAGTCATCTATTCGTCAACGAATAAGGTTTATGGAGATCTGGAACAATACGCCTATCGCGAGACAGAAACGCGCTATGAGTGCACTGATAGGCCTGACGGATTTGACGAAACCACACCATTGGATTTTCATTCTCCCTACGGTTGTTCGAAAGGTGCTGCAGACCAATATATGCTTGATTACGCCCGTATTTTTGGCCTTAAAACCGTCGTGTTCCGCCATTCATCCATGTACGGCGGCCGGCAGTTCGCTACCTATGACCAGGGGTGGGTGGGTTGGTTTTGCCAGCAAGCTGCCGCAACTCAAAAAGGATTGCTCAAAGAGCCTTTCACCATCTCCGGCAACGGCAAGCAGGTACGAGATGTGTTGCATGCGGATGACATGATTACCCTCTATTTTGCTGCGTTGAAGAATATACAAGCAGCACAGGGAAACGCTTTCAATGTAGGTGGTGGCATTACCAATAGCCTGTCATTACTCGAACTCTTTGCGTTGTTGGAGGAATTCAGCGATGTAAAGCTTACCTATACCAAGCTCGCCCCGCGTGAAAGTGATCAACGGGTGTTTGTGGCAGATATTGCTAAATGCCTGAGGCTCCTCGGATGGGAGCCCAAAGTATCCGCGCGGGATGGGGTAAAACGGATGCTGGAATGGGTGTTAGCACTTGCCTGA
- a CDS encoding NAD(P)-dependent oxidoreductase has protein sequence MKILITGATGFLGSHLAHRLLTEGHELVLLKRITSDCHRINDIMPQVTCYDSNLVKLDELFVEQPGINVVVHAATTYGRHNESMADLCKGNTLFPLALLESAIRNGVETFINADTSLPRMLNGYSLSKKQFQEWGILFAHQERIRLLNVKLEHFYGAGDDDSKFTSYVIRSCLTNIPELKLTSGEQYRDFIHIDDVSAAFSLLLNSATCGQYYQNYALGSGNAVTIREFVQTVHQLTNSNTQLFFGAVPYRDNEVMASVADTSAMKQLGWQCHYPLRKGLEMTIQQEKQVKGKNS, from the coding sequence GTGAAAATACTTATTACCGGTGCAACCGGTTTTCTTGGCAGCCACCTGGCCCACAGGCTTCTTACCGAAGGACATGAGTTGGTACTTCTGAAACGCATTACTTCGGACTGCCACAGAATTAATGACATAATGCCCCAGGTTACTTGTTATGATAGCAACCTGGTTAAACTGGACGAGCTATTTGTTGAACAACCTGGAATCAACGTTGTGGTACACGCTGCCACCACATACGGGCGGCACAACGAAAGCATGGCGGACCTTTGCAAAGGTAATACACTTTTCCCTCTTGCCCTCCTTGAATCAGCAATTCGTAACGGTGTAGAAACATTTATTAATGCTGACACAAGCCTGCCGCGCATGCTCAACGGGTACTCACTCTCGAAAAAACAATTCCAGGAATGGGGTATTCTTTTTGCTCACCAAGAGCGGATCAGGTTGCTCAACGTTAAACTTGAGCATTTTTATGGCGCCGGCGATGACGATTCCAAGTTTACCTCATACGTCATCCGAAGTTGTCTTACGAATATTCCGGAACTCAAGTTGACATCTGGCGAACAATACCGCGATTTTATCCACATTGATGATGTAAGTGCCGCTTTTTCACTATTGCTCAATTCAGCGACATGCGGACAATATTACCAAAATTACGCATTAGGCAGTGGCAACGCCGTTACTATCAGAGAATTTGTGCAAACAGTTCACCAGTTGACTAACTCCAATACACAGCTTTTTTTTGGCGCTGTCCCCTACCGGGACAATGAGGTAATGGCATCAGTGGCAGACACGAGTGCAATGAAACAGCTCGGGTGGCAGTGTCACTATCCTCTGAGGAAAGGTCTAGAAATGACTATCCAGCAGGAAAAGCAAGTGAAGGGTAAGAACTCATGA
- the rfbH gene encoding lipopolysaccharide biosynthesis protein RfbH, which produces MEAAITYYRHAHAGKKVFAAGDRIPYAGRVFDELEISNLVDSSLDFWLTTGRYAERFEKEFAEFLSVQHCSLTNSGSSANLLAFMALTSPKLGERRIRPGDEVITVAAGFPTTVAPIIQYGALPVFVDVSLPTYNVDVTQLAAALSDRTRAVMVAHTLGNPFDLATVKAFCDKHNLWLIEDNCDALGSRYLLNGQWRYTGTVGHIGTSSFYPPHHMTMGEGGAVYTNDTLLKRLVESFRDWGRDCWCPSGRDNTCGNRFGQQFGELPFGYDHKYVYSHFGYNLKVTDMQAAIGCAQLVKLPDFIAARQKNWKLLRDGLAGLEDRFILPEATENSDPSWFGFLLTVRDGKNGLSRERIVNQLESKGIQTRMLFAGNLIKHPCFDEMRKERKGFRVVGTLATTDRIMRDTFWVGVYPGMTEEIVEHMLTTILELAEK; this is translated from the coding sequence ATCGAGGCTGCGATCACATATTACCGCCATGCCCACGCCGGAAAAAAAGTCTTTGCCGCCGGCGACCGTATTCCCTACGCAGGCCGCGTGTTTGACGAACTGGAAATAAGCAATCTGGTCGATTCGTCCCTCGACTTCTGGCTGACCACCGGCCGCTATGCCGAGCGCTTCGAAAAGGAGTTTGCCGAATTCCTCAGCGTACAGCACTGTTCCCTTACCAATTCAGGTTCCTCCGCCAATCTGTTGGCCTTCATGGCGCTGACATCACCCAAGCTTGGTGAACGCAGAATCAGGCCGGGCGACGAGGTCATTACGGTCGCCGCCGGTTTCCCCACGACGGTCGCCCCCATCATCCAGTACGGTGCACTACCGGTCTTTGTAGACGTATCGCTGCCCACCTATAATGTGGATGTTACCCAACTGGCTGCTGCCCTTTCCGACCGGACCAGGGCCGTCATGGTTGCCCACACTTTGGGTAACCCCTTTGATTTGGCAACGGTCAAGGCGTTTTGCGACAAGCACAACCTCTGGCTGATCGAAGATAACTGCGACGCCCTTGGCTCCCGCTACCTCCTGAACGGTCAATGGCGCTATACCGGCACTGTCGGCCATATCGGCACATCCAGCTTCTACCCACCCCATCATATGACCATGGGAGAAGGTGGCGCAGTCTACACAAACGATACGCTACTCAAGAGACTCGTGGAATCATTCCGCGACTGGGGGCGCGACTGCTGGTGCCCGTCCGGCAGAGACAATACTTGTGGCAACCGCTTCGGTCAGCAGTTTGGTGAACTCCCCTTCGGCTACGACCACAAATACGTTTATTCCCATTTCGGCTACAACCTCAAGGTCACCGACATGCAGGCCGCCATCGGCTGTGCCCAACTCGTGAAACTGCCCGATTTTATCGCGGCCCGGCAAAAAAACTGGAAACTTCTGCGTGATGGGCTGGCAGGTCTGGAAGACAGATTCATCTTGCCTGAGGCGACGGAAAACTCCGATCCTTCTTGGTTCGGGTTCTTGTTGACCGTACGTGATGGGAAGAACGGCCTCAGCCGTGAACGCATCGTCAACCAGCTTGAAAGTAAGGGCATCCAGACCCGCATGCTCTTTGCCGGCAACCTGATCAAACATCCCTGTTTTGATGAGATGCGCAAGGAAAGAAAAGGGTTCCGCGTTGTGGGGACCCTGGCAACGACAGACCGTATCATGCGTGATACATTCTGGGTGGGGGTGTATCCAGGAATGACGGAGGAGATTGTGGAGCATATGCTCACGACCATATTGGAGCTTGCGGAAAAGTGA
- the rfbG gene encoding CDP-glucose 4,6-dehydratase, with product MKSTAFWHNRKVFLTGHTGFKGSWLCLWLNRLGARVTGYALAPPTTPSLFELTHVKELVDSRIADVRDSGLLLRTLKEAQPEVVIHMAAQPLVRDSYRIPVETYATNVMGTVHLLEAVRSCPSVKAVVNVTTDKCYENREWVWGYRENEPMGGFDPYSNSKACSELVTAAYRTSFFHPQHHVEHGVGLASARAGNVIGGGDWATDRLIPDCIRALLAGETIPIRNPHAIRPWQHVLEPLSGYLALARHLYEHGCDYAEGWNFGPADEDAKPVEWIVKQMCALWGDNAGYAINEGDHPHEANYLKLDCSKARMRLGWRPRWDLANSLDSIVEWTQAYRAGSDLRTVCLEQIERYENQILE from the coding sequence GTGAAGAGTACGGCGTTTTGGCACAACAGAAAGGTGTTTCTCACCGGCCACACCGGGTTCAAGGGGTCATGGCTCTGCCTCTGGCTGAACCGCCTGGGAGCCCGCGTCACCGGATATGCCCTCGCTCCGCCGACAACCCCCAGCCTCTTTGAATTGACCCACGTAAAGGAATTGGTCGATTCCCGCATCGCCGATGTGCGGGACAGTGGATTGTTGCTCCGCACTTTGAAAGAGGCACAGCCGGAAGTCGTCATTCACATGGCAGCCCAGCCATTGGTGCGAGATTCTTACCGCATTCCGGTGGAGACCTACGCAACCAACGTCATGGGCACCGTGCATCTTCTTGAGGCGGTGCGTAGCTGCCCGTCGGTCAAAGCGGTTGTCAATGTCACTACCGACAAGTGTTACGAAAACCGAGAATGGGTCTGGGGCTACCGGGAAAACGAGCCCATGGGCGGTTTTGATCCCTATTCCAACAGCAAGGCCTGCTCCGAGTTGGTGACTGCTGCTTATCGGACTTCTTTTTTTCATCCCCAACATCATGTAGAACATGGCGTAGGGCTCGCTTCGGCGCGCGCCGGCAACGTTATAGGCGGTGGCGATTGGGCAACGGATCGCTTGATACCGGATTGCATCAGGGCACTGCTGGCGGGCGAAACCATCCCCATCCGCAATCCCCATGCCATCCGCCCCTGGCAGCACGTACTAGAACCGCTTTCAGGCTATCTGGCCTTGGCCCGTCATCTGTATGAGCATGGCTGCGACTATGCCGAAGGGTGGAACTTCGGGCCCGCCGATGAGGATGCAAAACCGGTGGAGTGGATTGTCAAGCAGATGTGCGCTCTCTGGGGTGATAATGCCGGCTATGCTATCAATGAGGGTGATCACCCCCATGAAGCCAATTATCTCAAGCTGGATTGTTCAAAAGCACGTATGCGCCTTGGTTGGAGACCACGCTGGGATTTAGCGAACTCGCTTGACTCCATTGTGGAATGGACCCAAGCCTATCGCGCTGGTTCAGACCTACGCACAGTTTGTCTGGAACAAATTGAACGTTATGAAAATCAGATACTGGAGTAA